From one Diprion similis isolate iyDipSimi1 chromosome 7, iyDipSimi1.1, whole genome shotgun sequence genomic stretch:
- the LOC124408075 gene encoding zinc finger protein 761-like, which produces MLKLVLQTQEGQQIEVTVSPDDTFADLQRLYESPENPGLFELLKHLITNGIDVDARTKVFDYVTNSSSTEWLVEESLDDISGLETVDTLQTIIEETRIKECCVEDCSNTNLTAPNKVFFPLPTEKDRLSAWLMGIGKPDLFNIGIESATEIAEKHYICADHFAPSQFLKGTDQVLKRRACPSLTQVNVEDQASSLSNQKQDPLYLEAETSDESRLPRIMESNKDLSITNVFDSAILDELDIFNGVTHPGRLCRLCGEHTLDPVYLFSPNDRSSNKCTVADKINLCLPITVTAKDPLPKQVCAQCSEKLDTCYKLATTCLETEDKLKSMFEMKKFHVNAVEDKRCPLCISGNMQIVTKSGIYRKDKADSLPEILKNSSARTRQVSPSKNNNTKTENLSSFDKEPLRDFYNDIPTSTTQLENSFKNENVPLRSPSYLSEGELLCSICTQKEDNVEQLTEHAKQHNGYPCTICADVDFKTVNEQQLHFLKHGVNRGYCVICSLEWTNATDAAEHLKLCKPEFWSVECARCGEKFPHVEARNKHTCQMLITEMEGFKCDLCGKKCMQKINLNTHMRSHEKRETVYYKCSFCNKQFTRKGSLHKHVSTLHSVVESATSPKCYKCRKCDEAFVTSASAESHITEKHFSQLMIADVGFTSDQFTADEINLSRVYICEYCERCYTIPSSLHDHRQNEHYENSDYQCNICNSSFESYKSLSRHKTLHVKENDLEDLGIKQYYLCNYCNKTFLHYGTLMIHTSQHQQPLPYLCRLCNFQCATYKEVAEHRKNTHPYQSVLHERPNNLYHCQYCEKCFSHEVALIKHIRMHTGERPYKCSICGKGFSQTSGLYTHLKVHSNLRPYTCPQCPRTFKIKGDRDNHVKKHSGNRPYKCDFCEKAFMTQHVYSQHRKIHTNERPYKCDVCGEAFRRSHVLTVHMRRHTGAKPHTCDMCSKAYRQRGDLLKHKKIQHGVTAINSSGTVPNSSTILPSSSDISTSTESTTIFLPI; this is translated from the exons atgctaaaacttgttctgcAGACCCAGGAGGGTCAGCAAATAGAAGTAACTGTGAGCCCGGATGATACATTTGCAGACTTACAGAGACTATATGAAAGTCCAGAAAATCCTGGCCTATTCGAACTTCTGAAGCACCTCATTACCAATGGGATAGACGTGGATGCGAGAACCAAAGTATTTGATTACGTTACAAACAGTA GTTCAACGGAATGGTTGGTCGAGGAATCACTCGACGATATTAGCGGTCTAGAAACAGTTGATACTCTACAAACTATAATAGAAGAAACACGGATAAAAGAATGCTGTGTGGAGGACTGTTCCAACACCAACCTAACAGCACCGAATAAAGTCTTCTTTCCGTTGCCAACTGAGAAAGATAG aTTATCTGCATGGTTGATGGGAATCGGAAAACCAGATCTTTTCAATATTGGAATAGAATCTGCCACcgaaattgcagaaaaacaCTATATTTGCGCAGATCATTTTGCACCTAGTCAATTTTTAAAGGGAACGGATCAGGTACTAAAACGACGAGCCTGCCCTTCGCTGACACAGGTTAACGTAGAGGATCAGGCAAGTTCTCTGTCGAACCAGAAACAAGATCCATTGTATTTGGAAGCTGAAACCTCGG acgAATCACGTTTACCACGGATTATGGAAAGTAATAAGGATCTCAGTATCACAAACGTGTTTGATAGTGCAATACTAGATGAGCTTGACATTTTTAATGGCGTAACTCATCCAGGTCGATTATGCCGACTATGTGGCGAGCATACCCTAGACCCTGTTTATCTCTTCTCGCCAAATGATCGTAGCAGCAACAAATGCACGGTGgctgataaaataaatttatgtcTACCAATTACG GTAACCGCTAAAGATCCTCTACCAAAACAAGTATGCGCACAGTGTTCGGAGAAACTTGACACATGTTACAAACTTGCGACAACTTGTCTCGAAACGGAAGACAAATTGAAATCgatgtttgaaatgaaaaaattccatgtaAATGCGGTAGAGGACAAAAGATGTCCATTATGCATTTCTGGGAATATGCAAATTGTAACTAAAAGTGGAATTTACCGCAAAGATAAGGCTGACAGCCTTCcagagattttgaaaaattccagtGCCCGCACTAGACAAGTGTCACCCTCTAAAAACAACAATACTAAAACGGAAAATTTGAGTTCTTTTGATAAAGAACCTCTTCGGG atttctACAATGATATTCCTACGTCGACAACACAATTAGAAAACTCGTTCAAGAATGAAAATGTTCCACTAAGATCGCCGTCGTATTTATCAGAAGGTGAATTACTGTGCTCAATTTGTACCCAAAAAGAAGACAACGTTGAACAATTGACTGAGCATGCAAAGCAGCATAATGGGTACCCATGCACGATTTGTGCAGATGTTGACTTTAAAACTGTAAATGAACAGCAACTACACTTTCTTAAACACGGGGTTAACCGCGGGTATTGCGTAATATGCTCTCTGGAATGGACGAATGCCACGGATGCTGCAGAGCATCTCAAACTTTGCAAACCCGAATTTTGGAGCGTTGAATGTGCACGATGCGGGGAAAAATTTCCCCATGTTGAAGCAAGAAACAAGCACACTTGCCAAATGTTGATAACCGAAATGGAAGG GTTCAAATGTGACCTATGTGGGAAAAAGTgtatgcaaaaaattaatctaaacACACACATGAGGTCACACGAAAAGAGAGAAACGGTTTACTACAAGTGTTCGTTTTGTAACAAACAATTTACACGAAAAGGAAGTCTCCACAAGCATGTTTCGACGTTGCACAGTGTAGTCGAGTCTGCCACAAGTCCTAAATGCTACAAATGCCGAAAGTGCGACGAGGCTTTTGTAACCTCGGCAAGCGCCGAATCTCACATAACAGAGAAACACTTTAGTCAATTAATGATAGCAGATGTGGGCTTTACAAGCGATCAATTCACCGCGGATGAAATTAACCTGTCCCGAGTGTACATTTGTGAATACTGTGAGCGTTGTTATACGATCCCTAGTTCGTTACACGACCATAGGCAGAATGAACACTACGAAAATTCCGACTATCAATGCAACATTTGTAATAGTTCGTTCGAGTCCTACAAATCGTTATCGCGGCACAAAACGTTACACGTTAAAGAAAATGACTTGGAAGACTTAGGCATCAAGCAATATTATCTCTGTAACTATTGCAACAAGACATTTTTACATTATGGTACTCTGATGATTCACACGTCGCAACATCAACAGCCGTTACCGTATCTATGTAGGCTTTGCAACTTCCAATGTGCGACTTACAAAGAGGTGGCTGAACATAGGAAAAATACGCATCCGTATCAGTCGGTTTTGCACGAACGACCCAATAATTTATATCACTGTCAGTACTGCGAAAAGTGCTTCAGCCATGAAGTAGCACTAATCAAACATATCAGGATGCATACCGGTGAGAGACCTTACAAATGTTCAATATGCGGAAAAGGGTTCTCTCAAACATCAGGCTTGTACACACATCTGAAAGTTCATTCTAACCTGCGACCGTACACCTGTCCACAGTGTCCACGGACGTTCAAAATCAAAGGCGACAGGGATAATCATGTAAAAAAACATTCGGGGAATCGTCCTTACAAATGTGATTTTTGCGAAAAGGCATTCATGACGCAACACGTCTATAGCCAACATCGTAAAATACATACGAACGAAAGACCTTACAAGTGCGATGTTTGCGGTGAGGCTTTTAGAAGGTCGCATGTACTTACAGTCCACATGAGACGACATACTGGTGCAAAACCGCACACCTGCGACATGTGTAGTAAGGCTTACAGGCAGCGCGGCGATTTgttgaaacataaaaaaatccaGCACGGCGTAACCGCCATCAATTCAAGTGGCACAGTGCCTAATTCTAGCACCATTCTTCCGTCTTCTAGTGATATTTCGACTAGCACTGAATCGACAACCATTTTTCTACCCATTTGA
- the LOC124408076 gene encoding protein-cysteine N-palmitoyltransferase HHAT isoform X2, whose protein sequence is MKRSVALNGLEFWIYFCGWTGGILIGMYHLFLQSSSYFRYYDDVYGDFSPGWKWIGGKRDTADPEWRVWIPLLYRILPWACVQVFIGQIVKYFFNSTLLCCWYIVISLTFLWSFVGPPAIILLLIHPTLAWLLVPFRSKIILWTLHLFCLVLLNAVKSTDCILQKLLELDEDEYNVLIVALAWMQLKSIGFSFDNIVKYRSKSFDESFEEFIQILAYCLYLPTLFLGQLILYNDFVNGINKLFEKWTFKRVTSFILGLFRYLFWIFFTEFSLHILYINILHFHPELLRSFDSWALYGFGYCMGQYFLNKYVVVYGFSSVIARAENIADLYTPKCIARIHLYSDMWKYFDRGLHNFLLRYIYLPVAGKKSALQRVFASFLCFSLVYIWHGTQMFILTWSVLNFIGVTIESLARIIGSSKIYIETQRKVMGPMNARRFHCMLASPLLAMSAISNFYFFGGQDIGNIFVRRILSDSWKSLVTLLSILYCCCQLSTELKIRDTKKSQPVKSD, encoded by the exons ATGAAGCGGAGCGTTGCTCTTAATGGCCTTGAATTCTGGATATATTTTTGCGGATGGACCGGCGGAATACTCATAGGAATGTATCACCTATTCCTGCAGTCTAGTTCGT ACTTTAGGTATTACGATGATGTTTACGGAGACTTTAGTCCTGGATGGAAATGGATTGGGGGTAAGCGTGATACCGCCGACCCGGAATGGAGGGTCTGGATCCCCCTGTTGTATAGAATTTTACCTTGGGCTTGCGTTCAAGTTTTCATTGGGCAAATagttaaatatttcttcaattccACG CTATTATGCTGTTGGTACATCGTTATAAGTTTGACGTTTCTATGGTCATTTGTCGGCCCACCGGCAATAATCCTTTTGTTAATTCACCCGACTCTGGCATGGCTCCTTGTGCCTTTTCGAAGCAAAATTATATTATGGACACTTCATTTATTCTGTTTGGTCCTACTGAATGCTGTAAAAAGTACAGATTGTATCCTACAAAAGTTGTTAGAACTTGACGAAGATGAATACAATGTCTTGATCGTCGCCCTGGCTTGGATGCAGTTGAAAAGCATCGGTTTCAGCTTTGACAATATAGTTAAATATCGGTCCAAAAGTTTTGACGAATCCTTCGAAGAATTCATACAGATATTAGCCTATTGTCTTTATCTACCCACACTGTTTCTTGGTCAGTTGATATTGTACAACGATTTTGTCAACGGG ATTAACAAGTTGTTCGAGAAATGGACATTCAAGAGGGTTACGTCCTTTATTCTTGGTTTATTTCGATACcttttttggatatttttcacaGAGTTTTCCTTACACATTCTCTATATTAATATACTTCACTTTCACCCTGAG TTGTTACGTAGCTTCGATAGCTGGGCACTATATGGTTTCGGATATTGCATGGGGCAGTATTTCTTGAACAAATATGTAGTGGTATATGGATTCTCGAGCGTGATCGCACGCGCTGAAAACATTGCAGATCTCTACACTCCTAAATGTATCGCTAGAATTCACTTGTATTCTGATATGTGGAAGTATTTTGACAGAGGGTTGCACAACTTTCTTCTCAG GTATATTTACTTACCAGTTGCTGGTAAAAAATCTGCTTTGCAAAGAGTCTTTGCATCATTCCTCTGTTTTTCACTTGTATATATCTGGCATGGCACGCAAATGTTTATACTCACATGGtcagttttgaatttcatcggAGTAACGATAGAAAGTTTGGCAAGGATAATTGGAAGCtctaaaatatatattgagACTCAGAGAAAAGTGATGGGGCCAATGAATGCAAGACGTTTTCACTGTATGTTGGCAAGCCCATTGCTAGCAATGTCAGCGatctccaatttttatttctttggtGGTCAAGATATTGGGAATATATTTGTGCGGAGGATACTTAGCG ATTCGTGGAAAAGCCTCGTTACGTTGTTGTCTATTTTGTACTGCTGCTGTCAGTTGTCAAcggaattgaaaatcagaGATACTAAAAAATCACAACCTGTCAAGAGCGATTAA
- the LOC124408076 gene encoding protein-cysteine N-palmitoyltransferase HHAT isoform X1, with translation MKRSVALNGLEFWIYFCGWTGGILIGMYHLFLQSSSYFRYYDDVYGDFSPGWKWIGGKRDTADPEWRVWIPLLYRILPWACVQVFIGQIVKYFFNSTLLCCWYIVISLTFLWSFVGPPAIILLLIHPTLAWLLVPFRSKIILWTLHLFCLVLLNAVKSTDCILQKLLELDEDEYNVLIVALAWMQLKSIGFSFDNIVKYRSKSFDESFEEFIQILAYCLYLPTLFLGQLILYNDFVNGINKLFEKWTFKRVTSFILGLFRYLFWIFFTEFSLHILYINILHFHPELLRSFDSWALYGFGYCMGQYFLNKYVVVYGFSSVIARAENIADLYTPKCIARIHLYSDMWKYFDRGLHNFLLRYIYLPVAGKKSALQRVFASFLCFSLVYIWHGTQMFILTWSVLNFIGVTIESLARIIGSSKIYIETQRKVMGPMNARRFHCMLASPLLAMSAISNFYFFGGQDIGNIFVRRILSDLFSYTLLVDSWKSLVTLLSILYCCCQLSTELKIRDTKKSQPVKSD, from the exons ATGAAGCGGAGCGTTGCTCTTAATGGCCTTGAATTCTGGATATATTTTTGCGGATGGACCGGCGGAATACTCATAGGAATGTATCACCTATTCCTGCAGTCTAGTTCGT ACTTTAGGTATTACGATGATGTTTACGGAGACTTTAGTCCTGGATGGAAATGGATTGGGGGTAAGCGTGATACCGCCGACCCGGAATGGAGGGTCTGGATCCCCCTGTTGTATAGAATTTTACCTTGGGCTTGCGTTCAAGTTTTCATTGGGCAAATagttaaatatttcttcaattccACG CTATTATGCTGTTGGTACATCGTTATAAGTTTGACGTTTCTATGGTCATTTGTCGGCCCACCGGCAATAATCCTTTTGTTAATTCACCCGACTCTGGCATGGCTCCTTGTGCCTTTTCGAAGCAAAATTATATTATGGACACTTCATTTATTCTGTTTGGTCCTACTGAATGCTGTAAAAAGTACAGATTGTATCCTACAAAAGTTGTTAGAACTTGACGAAGATGAATACAATGTCTTGATCGTCGCCCTGGCTTGGATGCAGTTGAAAAGCATCGGTTTCAGCTTTGACAATATAGTTAAATATCGGTCCAAAAGTTTTGACGAATCCTTCGAAGAATTCATACAGATATTAGCCTATTGTCTTTATCTACCCACACTGTTTCTTGGTCAGTTGATATTGTACAACGATTTTGTCAACGGG ATTAACAAGTTGTTCGAGAAATGGACATTCAAGAGGGTTACGTCCTTTATTCTTGGTTTATTTCGATACcttttttggatatttttcacaGAGTTTTCCTTACACATTCTCTATATTAATATACTTCACTTTCACCCTGAG TTGTTACGTAGCTTCGATAGCTGGGCACTATATGGTTTCGGATATTGCATGGGGCAGTATTTCTTGAACAAATATGTAGTGGTATATGGATTCTCGAGCGTGATCGCACGCGCTGAAAACATTGCAGATCTCTACACTCCTAAATGTATCGCTAGAATTCACTTGTATTCTGATATGTGGAAGTATTTTGACAGAGGGTTGCACAACTTTCTTCTCAG GTATATTTACTTACCAGTTGCTGGTAAAAAATCTGCTTTGCAAAGAGTCTTTGCATCATTCCTCTGTTTTTCACTTGTATATATCTGGCATGGCACGCAAATGTTTATACTCACATGGtcagttttgaatttcatcggAGTAACGATAGAAAGTTTGGCAAGGATAATTGGAAGCtctaaaatatatattgagACTCAGAGAAAAGTGATGGGGCCAATGAATGCAAGACGTTTTCACTGTATGTTGGCAAGCCCATTGCTAGCAATGTCAGCGatctccaatttttatttctttggtGGTCAAGATATTGGGAATATATTTGTGCGGAGGATACTTAGCG ACCTGTTTTCTTATACTCTTCTTGTAGATTCGTGGAAAAGCCTCGTTACGTTGTTGTCTATTTTGTACTGCTGCTGTCAGTTGTCAAcggaattgaaaatcagaGATACTAAAAAATCACAACCTGTCAAGAGCGATTAA
- the LOC124408077 gene encoding E3 ubiquitin-protein ligase RNF180-like has translation MCAEVKTTMPARVTEVKCKRCRKVLFTEEATPLLTAHSEVRTGPTHSRCGSGAPEYCLYISEESVPEWIKDAIDKEFWIKGKIHCPHCHSRLGSFDFVNQTKCDCGDCLPPPIRIIHCKVDRLSDTGSNLPFLPLPRIPYNPHPRDNNDVQLIQLVASNRRGHVLDIENLAENNIANNHP, from the exons ATGTGCGCAGAGGTTAAAACTACGATGCCAGCCAGA gtGACTGAAGTGAAATGCAAGCGATGTCGCAAAGTTCTCTTCACAGAAGAAGCTACTCCGCTATTAACAGCCCATAGCGAAGTTCGAACTGGGCCGACACACTCCCGATGTGGTTCTGGGGCACCGGAATACTGTCTCTATATATCAGAGGAGAGCGTGCCCGAATGGATAAAAGACGCCATAGATAAG GAATTCTGGATAAAAGGAAAGATCCATTGCCCTCACTGCCACAGTCGATTGGGCTCATTTGACTTTGTCAACCAGACAAAATGTGACTGCGGGGACTGCCTGCCACCTCCGATCAGAATAATTCATTGCAAAGTGGATAGATTGTCGGACACTGGTTCCAATCTGCCTTTTCTACCGTTACCCAGAATTCCTTATAACCCTCATCCAAGGGATAACAACGACGTGCAACTCATTCAATTAGTAGCAAGCAATAGACGTGGACATGTACTTGATATAGAAAATTTGGCAGAGAATAATATAGCTAATAATCATCCCTAG